CCCGTAGCCACCCTGGAAGCCGTGCCCCACACCGAAATGGTCCAGTATCTGCTAGCCAGCGATTCGCGCATCACGCTTTCCGACCTGGCCGAGCTGCCGACCGCCCCCGACCGCACCCTCACCGACAGCTTCCTGCAGGCCTCGCCCGATGAGCTGCAGGACGCCCTGGATGGCCAGCCCGTCGACGACACGTATTTGTAACCCTTATTTTGCCGCTCCTTTTGCACTTCTCTCCCATGAAATATCTTCTTCGCGGCGCAATGGCCGTGTTTCTGCTGGTCGGCCTGCACGCTTCGAGCCTGGCGCAGGGAGGCCGTCACCAGGGCTCAGGTGGGCGACTCAGCCAGCTGGAAAACGCCAAGATTGCCTACCTGACCGACAAGATTTCTCTGACCCAGGACCAGGCCCAGCGCTTCTGGCCTATCTACAACGAGTTTTCGGATAAGCGCCGCGACGTGGCCCGCCGCATGCGGCAGCTGCGCACCGAAAACCCCGACGGCCTCTCTGACCAGCAAATCAAGGACAATCTAACCCAGGCCCTGGCTCTGCGCCAGACCGAGGTAAACCTGGAAAAGGAGTACTTCGACAAGTTTCAGAAAGTGCTGACCATCCGTCAGGTAGGCAAGCTTTTCCTTGCCGAGCGCGACTTCACCAAGGAGGTCCTTAAGCGCGTGGCCGACCGGCGTGGGGGCCCGGCGCCCGGCGCGGGCCAGTACGCCGGGCCACCCGAGGATAAGTAGTTTTCTCGCACCCTTTATTGCATCAAACAGGCTGCTTCGGTAGCCTGTTTTGGTTTCTGGCTGTTCTGTAGCTGCTACTGTGGCGCGGCTTTCATCCGGCGTCTAGCCCGCGCCCTGCGTATCTTTGCCGCTCGAAATTGACATTCCGCTTACCATGCTTACTCCGCGCCAGCTGTTTTTGCGCCACCAGGCCCAGACGTCCGACTTTCCGCTTCTGCTCGAAATTGAGCGGGCTGAGGGCGTGTATATGTACGATACCACCGGCCGCCGCATTCTGGACTTAATTTCGGGTATTGGGGTAAGCAACGTGGGCCACCGCCACCCGCGCGTAATTCAGGCCATTCAAAACCAGCTCGATAAGTACCTGCACCTGATGGTCTACGGTGAGCTGGTGCAAGCCCCACCGGCCGAGCTGGCCTACGCCCTGCACCAAACCCTGCCCGAGCACCTCGACAGCGTCTACTTCACCAACTCCGGGGCCGAAGCCATTGAGGGGGCCCTGAAGCTGGCCAAGCGCTACACCGGCCGCACCGAGCTGATTTCCTGCCACAACGCCTACCACGGCTCCACCCACGGCGCTTTGTCTATTACCGGTTCCGAGGGTTTCAAGAACAGCTACCGCCCCCTACTGCCCGACGTACGTCACATCCATTTCAACGAGCTGGCCGACCTGGAAATGATTACTGAGCGCACCGCCGCCGTAGTCGTCGAAACGGTGCAGGGCGAGGCCGGGGTACGTGTGCCCGCGCCAGGGTACCTGCCCGCGCTGCGCCGGCGTTGCCAGCAGGTCGGGGCCCTGCTCATTCTCGACGAGATTCAGTGCGGCTTCGGGCGCACCGGCTCGTTCTGGGCCTTCGAGCAGTTCGGCGTAGAGCCCGATATTCTGGTGTGCGCCAAGGGCATGGGCGGCGGCATGCCCATCGGGGCCTTTATTTCGTCCCAGCCGATTATGGCCGGCTTTAAGACCAACCCGATTCTGGGCCACTGCACCACCTTTGGCGGCCACCCGGTGTCGTGCGCGGCTTCCCTGGCCACGCTGCGGGTTATTCAGGAAGAAAACCTGCTGGCGGACGTGCACGAAAAAGCCGCCCGGTTTCGGCGGCTTCTGCAGCACCCGGCCATTCGGCAGGTGCGCGGCCACGGCCTACTAATGGCCGTAGAATTCGACTCCTTCGCGGTGCTCAAACCCATCATCGACCATGCCCTGGAGCACGAAGGCATCCTGACCGATTGGTTTCTGTTCTGCGACAATTCCCTGCGCATCGCCCCGCCCCTGACTATTACAGTCGACGAAATAGAAGAAGGCTGCGCGGCTTTGCTGCGCGCTATTGCCAGTTGTTGTTAATTGGTTGTCGTCCGTTGTTAGAGCAGACGGCAGCACGAACTAACAACTAAATTCCTACAGCCCGCTGCCTTTGGGATGGGTACCGTTGTAGTTGAGGAAGGATTCCGACTCGGTTTTGATTTGCTCCCGGGGCAGACCGTCCTTCACTCCGATGGAAATTTTGCGCACCAGCACGCCCACAATGGCTTTGCGGAAGCCCAGCTTTTCGGCCATCCCGATACAGAAGTCCATTTCGTGGTCGTCCACGATGCCGTCGGCCAGCATCATGTCCACCAGGTCGAAAATCTGGTCAAACCGCTCTGAGTCGTTGTCGGGCAGCACCAGGTTCACCGAGCCCGAATTGGCCACGATGGAACGTACATCATCGGCCCGCATGCCGTTCTTTTTGCCCACCGCCACGATGAAGTTCATTTCCCGCTCATCAATGTGGCCGTCGGCTTTGGCCAGCGCCGCCAGGTTCATGAGGTGACTCTTCACTTTCTTGGTTTGCTCGTTTTCAAAAAAACCAAACATATACGGCGTTGCTTAAGGAACGGTGAAGGAAATGAACGGGGCCGGCAAGGCTGCCCAAATGCAGCAGCAGGGCGGTTAAGATACTCGTCAGGGGGCTTTGTTGCAATACGCAGCAACAAAAAAAACAGCCGGCCCCCGGCCATAATCTGCGCTGTTTTTTTGCCTTTCCTCCCGCCAAAGGCTTTGTTTTCAATTTGGATTTATCACCTTTGCCCCGCCCGCACTGGGCAGTTCCGATTACCTGAATTATGATGAAACGTATTGCAGTTTTCACCAGCGGCGGCGACTCGCCGGGTATGAACGCCTGCATCCGGGCCGTGGTGCGCACGGCCGTGTACCACGGCATTGAGGTGTATGGCATCATGCGCGGCTACAGCGGCATGATTAAAGGCGAATTTGTCAAGCTGGACTCGGCCTCCGTAGCCAACACCGTGCAGAAGGGCGGCACCATTCTCAAGTCGGCCCGCAGCCAGAAATTCCAAACTAAGGAAGGCCGGCAGCAGGCCTTCGACCAGCTGGTCAACAACGGCATCGACGGCCTGGTCGCCATCGGCGGCAACGGCACGTTTACCGGCGCCACCATCTTCGAGCAGGAGTTCGGTATCCCGACCGTGGGCGCCCCCGGCACCATCGACAATGACCTCTACGGCACCGACTACACCATCGGTTACGACACGGCCGTGAACACGGCGCTGGAGGCCATTGATAAAATCCGCGACACGGCCGACTCACACGACCGCTGCTTTTTTATCGAAGTAATGGGCCGCGACTCGGGCTACATCGCCATTCCCTGCGCCATTGGGGGCGGGGCCGAAATCGTGATGATTCCGGAAACTCAGATGTCGACCGAGGCAGTAATTGACACGCTAAAGGCGGGCTGGAAACGCTCCAAAACCTCGTTTATCGTCGTGGTAGCCGAGGGCGACGAGGAAGGCAACTCCCACGCCGTGGCCAAGCAGGTCAAAGAAGCTATTCCCGAACTCGACACCCGCGTGACCATCATCGGGCACGTGCAGCGCGGGGGCTCCCCCACCGCCGCCGACCGCCTGCTGGGCTCCCAGATTGGCATTGCCGCCGTGGAAGGCCTCATGAACGGCATGCGCAACGTCATGGCCGGCATCGTGGACCGCAAGCTGGTTTACACCCCTTTCTCCGACACGATTCACAAGAAAAAACTCATCAACCAGACCTTCATGCGCATGGTCGAGATTCTCTCGGTGTAAGCGGTGAGATGGTGAAGTGGTGAAATAGTGAGTTGACACTCAATAACGCCTGTCATTGCGAGGAGGCAAGACGAAGCCATCCATCCTCTGCGCAGCACGACCCAACCTTTTACCAGGAAGCCCTTTCCCGCACGAGCAGGAAAGGGCTTTCTGCTTTAGAAAACTCAGCACATTTCAGCGAACGGATGACTTCAGCCGGAGGCTACCCAAGGCCCCGTTTTTAACTCGCTCATTCACTCATCCACTCATTCACAGTTTCACCGCCTCCGGGTGCACCCATTGATATTCCGCGTCGCGGCGGAGCCAGGTGAGTTGGCGTTTGGCGTAATGGCGGGTGTTGCGCTTGAGCAGGCGAACGGCTTCGGGCCAGTCGTAGAGGCCGTCGAGGTAGCCAAAGATTTCCTGGTAGCCCACGGTTTGCAGGGCGTTGTGGTGGCGGTATGGCAGCAGCCCAGTGGCCTCGGCCAGCAGGCCCGCTTCCAGCATCTGGTCTACCCGCAGGTCGATGCGCTGGTAGAGTTCTTCCCGGTCCCGGTTGAGGGCAATTTTCACGGTTTGAAAGGGTCGCTCTTTGGCTACTTTCGGGGTGTGGAAGCTGGAAAACGGCTGCCCGGTGCTGCGCGTCACTTCCAGGGCCCGCACCACGCGCTGGTGGTTTTGCCGGTCGATGCGAGCGTAAGTGACCGGGTCGAGGCGCTCCAGCTCGGCCACCAGCGGGGCCAGGCCGTGCTCGGCCAGCTCCTGCTGCAGGGCGGCACGCACCGTGAGGTCGGCCAGGGGCATTTCGTCCAGGCCTTCCGTTACGGCCTGCAGGTAAAGGCCCGAGCCGCCGGTCAGAATTACCACGCGGTGTTTCTCAAACAGCTTGTCGAGCAGGGCCAGGCAGTCGGCTTCGAAACGGCCGGCGTTGTAGTCTTCAGTAATGCTGTGCGAGTTGATGAAGTGGTGGGTGACGCCCTGCATTTCGGCCGGCGTAGGCTTGGCCGTGCCAATGCTCAGCTCCCGGAAAAACTGGCGCGAGTCGGCCGAAATAATGTCGGTTTGATAGTATTGGGCCAGCTGTACGCACAGGGCCGTTTTGCCCACGGCCGTGGGGCCCGAAATAACCAGCAAAGTAGGATGTTGCGGCGCCGGGCCGGGAAGCAGATTCATGCGGAAACAGAAACAGGTTGGGAAGCCCACAGGGCTTGGTAGAGAGCTACGAGGTGCTGCTCCTCGCGCTGCCAGTTAAACTCCTGCCGGGCCCGGCGGCAGTTCAGGGCCAGTTCGTAGTAGCGGGCCGGGTTCTGGTGCAACAAGCCGTTCAGCGCCGCCGCAATGGAAGCCGGAGTCAGCTCTACCACTTCGGCCACTTCATATTGCTCGTTGAGGTGGCGGTACTCGGGAAAGTCCACGATGAGCTGCGGAATCCCGGCGTGCAGGTAGTCGAAAAACTTGTTGGCCAGGGAGTAGTAGTAGCTCAGGCCCTGGTTTTCGAGCAGCATAATACCCACCGTAGCCTGACTGGTAATTTCGCGCAGCTCGGCCGGCAACACGAAGCCGCGGAAGTCAACCTTCCCCGAATCGAGCAGGCCCAGGGCGGCGGCCCGCTCCCGCAGCGCCTGCGACAAGTCGCCTTCCCCGCAAATGACCAGCCGGCCCGGCACCTGGGGCATGGCGTCGAGCAGGGCTTCCAGGCCGCGCCCGGCGTTCAGCGCGCCCTGGTAGAGTATGTAGCCGCCAGCGGGCGCCGTGGTGGGCGCGGGCGGCAGCTCAGCCGGCGTGAGGCGGCTAATATTGCGCACTACCTTGAAAGGCTTGGCGTAGCGCTGCTCAAACACCTGGGCCAAAGCTGGGCCCACGGTGTAGGCCAACGTGGCGCGGGGCACAATAAAGCGCTCCACGGCCCGCCACAGGCGCTGCACGGCCGGCCGGGCTACCACTTCAGGCACTTCCGTAAACAGCTCGTGGGCATCGTAGATGAAGGGCTGGCCGCCAAACCGGGCCCGCAGCCACACCGGCAAAGCGGTGTCCAGGTCGATGGCGCACCAGGCCGCGGCTCGCTGCCCGAACAGGTAGAGCAGTAGGCGCAGGTTAAATTCGAGGTAAAACAGTTTGCCTTTATTCTGCCAGCAACGTAATCGGTGTTGCCGGTAGGGCTGCGGCGTCAAGGGGCGGGAAGTGGGCCACTCCCTTCCCACCAGCAGCACGTCGTAGCCGTGCCGGGCCAGGCTGCCGCAAATTCGCTGCATGCGCTGGTCGTAATTTAAATCGGTGGTAACGGTGAAGATAAGGGTGCGCATACGGGGAAGCAGCGGCGGGAAGCGCGCAGGAATCTGCCGCGGAAACGCGCTATCTGGGATATTTTTGACAAATTTAAGGAGTTAAAACTCGCGTACTGGTCAAAAGGGGCAGACCATGCTTCCCCGCCGACCGCCTACTCTACCCGATGTCGACTAATCCTGTACCACCGGCTGACGCTGCAGCACCGGGAACCGTAGCGGCCCCAGCCGCCGACTTCTACCGCGCCCTGTTCGAGGAAGCCTACGACGCCATCCTGCTCTACGACGAGCAGGGCGGGCTGGTCGATTGTAACCAAACCGCTCTGCGCCTGCTAGGCACTACCCGCGCCGAGCTGCTGGCGACCGGCCTGATGGCCTTCGCCGCCCCGCAGCCGACCGCTGGCTCCTGGTCCTCGAAAGAGGCGCTACGCACGGCGGTGCAGGATGCAGCCCGCACCGGCTCCCGCTGCGCCACGCGCTGGACGGGGCGCCGGGCCGATGGCACGTATGTAGAGGCCACGGCCACCCTGCACCGTGTGGCCACTCCCGACGGCGAAGCGCGGGTGCAGCTGACCCTGCGCGACGGGGTGGAAACGCGGCTCCCGAACGACACCATGCCCCGGCAGCAGGCCCTGGATTTGTCGCAGGCCCACCTGCGGGATTTGCTCAGTCGCACCAATCTGAGCTACGTGCGGGCCGACCGGCACGGTACTATCGAGGACGTCAACGACTTTTTTCTGCACTACACCGAGTACACCCGCGAGGAAGTGCTGGGGCGCAATTTTCATGATACCTTCTCTTTGCCGGTCGAGCGCGAAAAGCTGCGCCAGGCGTACTTAGCCTGCATCGAAACCGAGAAGCTGCAGGATTTCTACGAGCGCGCCATTGTGACCAAATCCGGGCAGACGCGCATGGTGTACTGGCACGCCGAGTTTTGCCACGATCTGGAGGGCCAGGTTACCGGCATGTTTGTGGTGGGCCGCGACTACACCGACCGTCACGTGGCGGCCCGGGCCCTGACCGACAACCGCCACCGCCTACAGGACTTTCTGGACAATGCCCACGACCTGATTCAGAACCTGAGCATCGACAACCGCTTTCTGTTCGTGAACAAGGCCTGGAAGGAAAAACTGGGCTTCAGCGACGAAGACTTGGCCCAGATGACCCTTGGCGACGTGGTGCACCCCTACTACAAGGCTAAGCTGCTCTACCAGCTGCGCAACCTGTATAAGGGTGAGAAAGTCAACAAGCTCGAAACCGTTTTCCTGACCAAAACCGGCAAGCCGATTCACCTCATTGGCTCGATTTCGTGTTCCTGGCAGGACGATGAGCCGGTAAGCACCCGCGCCATCCTGCACGACATTACCGACCGCATCAAGGCCGAGCGCCTGCAGAAGGTATACTACAGCATTGCCAACCTGGCCATCAGCTCCAAGGACTTACAGTCGCTCTACGGGGCTATTCACCGGGAGCTGAGCAAGATTATCGAAACCAATAACTTCTACATTGCCCTCTGCGACGACGCACGCACCCAGCTGCAGTTCAGCTACTTCGTCGACCAGAACATTCAGGGCGAGCAGGGGCTGGTGTCGCGGCCGTTTTCGTCGGGGGTGTCGGAGTACATCATCCGCACCGGGCGGCCGATGTTCATGCTCAAGTCGGAGCTGCAGGAGCTCATTGCCAACGGCACCATTACGGCCTTCGGGCTGATGCCGGAAGTCATGCTGTGCTCGCCGCTGAGCATTGGGGAGCGGATTATCGGCGTCATTGCCGTGCAGGACTACCACAAGGCCGATGCCTACGCCGCAGCCGATATTGAGATTCTGCACTTCATTTCCAACCAAGTGGCGCTGGCCATTGAGCGCAAGCGCAATGAGGTCCAGATCAACAAGCAAAACGCCCGCCTAAACGCCATTTTCGAGAGCGGCTCCCACCTGATGTGGTCCGTGGACATGCACTCCCGCCTCACGTCATTCAACCGCAACTACTCGGCCTATTTCCTGCGCCGCAACGGGGTGTATCCGTCGCTGAACGTGAACCTCTGGCAGGCCGACCTGGGCATGATGGAGGAAGACGCCCGCGAAGCATTTATCGAGAACTACCGCCGGGCGTTTCAGGGCCAGCCCCAGCGCTTCGAGGTGCGCCTGCGCGACTCCCGCGGCCAGGATACCTGGCGGGAAATCTACCTCAACCCGATTTACCTCGACGACGGCACGTTCGAGGAAATTTCGGGCATGGCCCACGACATCACCGAGAAAAAACGCTCTCAGCTGGAGCTGGCGGCCCAGGAAGAGAAGTTCCGGGCCATCTTCGAGTCGTTCCAGGACGTGTACTACCGCACCGATGGTGAGGGCGTGCTCACGCTGGTCAGCCCCTCGGTACACGACATGCTGGGCTACCAACCCGAGGAAGTTATTGGGACGCCCATCCTGGACTATTACGTGCGGCCCGAGCAGCGCGACGAGCTGCTAAATAACATTCTGCACTACGGCGAGGCGCGCAACATCGAAATCGACATGCGCCACAAGGACGGGCACGCGGTGAGCGTGCTGGTAAATGCACGGCGGGTGAGCGACGGACCGGCCGGCACCGAAGGCATTGGGCGCGACATCACCGAGTTCAAGCAGATGCAGGACGATCTGCGCCTGGCCAAGGAGGAGGCCGAAACCGCTCTGGAAGCTAAAACGCAGTTCCTGGCCAACATGAGCCACGAGCTACGTACGCCCATGAACGGCATTATCGGCATGATTGACCTGCTGCACCAAACTGTGGCCTCGGAAGAGCAGGAAGAGTACGTGGACACGCTGCGCAAGTCGAGCGACGCGCTGCTGACCATTCTGAACGACATTCTGGACCTGTCCAAGATTCAGGCCGGCAAGCTGCAGCTCAACGAGTCGGGCATCGACCTGCACTACACCTTGGACAAGATTCACTCCTTGTTTGCCAACCGCGCCAACCAGAAAAAGCTCAAGTTCACCTACTTCATCACGCCCCACACCCCGCGCTTCATTATCACCGACGAAACTCGGGTGTTGCAGATTCTCTCGAACCTGACCTCCAACGCCATCAAGTTTACGTCGGCGGGCACGGTCAGCATCATCGTCTCGTCGGTGTCGACCGACGGCGTGGAGCATACCCTGCGCTTTGCCGTGCAGGACTCTGGCATCGGCATCTCGCCGGCCAACGCCAAGCTGCTCTTTACCAACTTCACCCAGCTCGACACCACGCCCACCAAGGCCTTTGGTGGTACGGGCCTGGGTCTGGCCATCAGCAAGCAGCTGGCCGAGCTGCTGGGCGGCGAAATCGGGATGATTTCCAACACCGACGACGGCTCGACCTTCTGGTTTACGATGCGCTGCCGAGTGGCCTACAACGAAGAGGAAATCGTGCAGGAACGCGTAGCCTCGCGCGACCGGAGCCACGAAATCCTGCGCCTGGAAACGGCCCCGCGGGTGCTACTCGTCGACGACAACCCCATCAACCAGAAAGTGGCCGTGCGCCTGCTCGACAAGCTGGGCTGCCAGATCGACGTGGCCAACGACGGGTTTGAGGCCATCAGCAAGGCCACCGCGCCCACGGGTGAGTACGAGCTGATTTTTATGGACATCCAGATGCCCGAAATGGACGGCATTACGGCCATGAACGAAATCCGGCAGCGCCTGGGCCGGCAGTGCCCACCCATCGTGGCCATGACGGCCTACTCGATGAAGGAGGACGCCGAGCGGTTTGTGCAGCAGGGCATGGACGACTACATCTCCAAGCCGGTGAAGTCGCAGGACCTCTACGCCGTGCTGCTGCGCTGGACCGGGGCGGCCGAGCGCATGGCGGCCCTGCACCTCTCCGGCGCCCCCGAAACGCCGCCCGCCGTGACCGAGCCCGAAGTCTCCTACGGCGCCCCTGATCCGGAGCCGGCCCAAACAGCCGAAACCACCTTCATTGACCCCGAAGTGGTGGAACAGCTGCGGCAGCTGGGCGGGGCCGAATTTGCCGCCCAGCTCTACAGCGACTTTGAGCAGGAAGCCGGGCAGCTGCTGATCGAAGCCCAGGAATTAGTAGCCCAGAAGCAGTATGAGCAGATTCTGCCGCATTTGCACCAATTAAAGGGCACAGGCTTCACTTTGGGCATCAATGAGCTGGCCGAATGCGTGAAAAGCTTGGAACATGACCTAAAAAAGGGCCAACTTGACCACGTAGAACGAGATTTTAACACTATCATGCGGCACTTCACGGCCTTCACGCATTCGTACCAGGCTGTTACCCAGGGCTCGTAATTCCCGTAGTACTTCTTACTGACCTTTCTTCCCCCCTACCGAATCCAAACTTTCTTTCCCATGGCTGATTCCAAAACCATCCTGATAGCAGAGGATAGCTCTGTTATTTTGAACCTGACCAAAAAAATTCTGGAGCTCCAGAAATACCAAATCGTATCGGCCAAAAACGGCGGGGAAGTCATCAAGCAAGTGGAGGCCCAGCCCATCGACTGCGTGCTGATGGACATCAACATCCCGGTAAAGGACGGCATGGAGTGCACCCGCGAAATCCGCCGCAACGCTGACCCGCGCATCGCCCAGATTCCGATTATTGCCATCACCGGCAACGCCAACAACTACTCCATGGAGCAGTTCCGCGAAGCCGGCGTTACCGACTACCTGCCCAAACCTCTGGACTTCGACGCCCTGGTGCGCGTGGTAAAGCAGTACGTTGGCTAGAGTAGAAATTCTGAAGGATGAATGTTGACGTATGAATTGAAACCCTACTAGCTTTCGTTGAACGGCCAATTCATACGTCAACATTCATTATTCAACCTTATACCAAAGTGCAAGTTACTTTTCTCGGTACGGGAACGTCGCAGGGAGTGCCTATGATTGGGTGCCACTGCCCAGTGTGTACTTCCGTGGACTACCGCGACAAGCGCCTGCGCGTGTCGGTACACGTGCAAACCCAGGGCAAAAGCCTGATTATCGACTCGGGACCGGACTTCCGCCAGCAAGTGCTACGGGCCCGCATCGACCATCTGGATGCGTTGATGTTTACCCACGAGCATAAGGACCACACGGCCGGCATGGACGACATCCGGGCCTATAACTTCAAGCAGCAGCAGGACATGCCCGTGTACGCCGAGCCCCGGGTACTGGAGCAGCTCAAGCGCGAATACGAATACATTTTTGCCGAACACAAGTACCCAGGCGTGCCCAAGGTGCAGACCATGCCGATTCTGAGCGACACAGAAAGCTTTGTGGTGGAAGGCGTGGAAGTGCACCCCATCCGGGCCATGCACTACAAGCTGCCCGTGCTGGGCTACCGTATCGGCAATTTTACCTACATCACTGACGCCAACTACCTGTCGGAAGAGTCGCTGGAGCGGGTACGGGGCTCGGAAATCATCGTGCTGAATGCTCTGCGCCACGAGCAGCACATTTCCCACTTTTCCCTGTCCGAAGCCGTGGGTATTCTAACGGATTTGGCCCCGCGTGTGGGCTACCTCACCCACATCGGGCACCAATTGGGCAAGCACCGCGAAGTGGAAGCTACCCTACCCGATTTTATCCGCTTGGCTTACGACGGGCTGCAGGTGGAGCTGTAGTATCCAGGAGCATAGCCAAATTTCACAGAAAACTGAGCCCAAACAGCGCCGGAGGCGGAGTTATAGGCTCAGTTTTGGTTTTGGCTCCTGCTTCACCCTGATGGCTTTGAGCTACTGGTTTCGACGCTATTGGGTGACTTTTGTCACGTTAAACCACAGCGCCCAATCCTCTTTAGCAGGCATCTTGCCTTTGTCCGGCTGTTTGTCAACCTCCCACACGGTGTAGGTAAGCAGGTAGCGGCAGCCGTTGGCCCGGATGCTGGTCGTGTCGAGCCAAGCGCCGCCGGGGTAACGCGGCGGCGCGTCGGGGAGGCGCAACTGCTGAGTTTGGCCCTGCCCATCGGTAATAGCCAGCAAGGGCCAGGCCGACGGCCCCACAATGCACTGCAAACCCTCAGGGCAGTACGTGGTAGTCAGGTCTTCGAGCTGAATGGTAAGCTCCCGGCTGCTGGTGCTGGGCAAAAAAGCCTGCTGACGATAATGCAGAGCAAAGTCCTTATCGAAGTCGACAGCAAAGTCGGGGGCCGGGACCTGGGGAACGACCGTCGATTTCCGGCAGGCGCCAAGGCCCAGCGCCAAGGCCAATATGAGTATTGTTGATTTCATTATGCAGGCAATAGTGACAGGTGGCAGCGGCGGCCCGCACGCAGGCCCTGTAGCGTGAGCGAAGCCCCAGGCAAATGGTTGCATGTGGCCCTCGTACTATTTGGCTTTACCTTGCGTAGCGGCACCAGGCCCGTTTTTATTTCCATCATGCACAACAATTATTATTTTCTGCGCCAGCTGGCCCCGGCTCTTACCCAGCAGTTGGCTGGCTTTCGGGTCGTAACCTGCTTTTCCCAAGAAAAAGACGAGCTGGTCATTGGTCTGACCAATGGCGAAGCCGAGTTTTGGTTCAAAACTCAGCTCTCCGCCGGTTTTACGGCCCTGGCGCTGCCTGAAACGTTTCACCGGGCCCGCACCAACTCGGTAGACCTGTTGCCCGGCTTGCTGGGCCGGGAGGTGGCCGATGTCAGCGTATTTCCCCACGACCGGGTGCTCCAACTCAACTTTCGGGACGGCGCGACGCTACAGTTCAAGCTCTACGGGCCGAGGCCCAACGCCGTATTCCGGGCCGCCCCCGAAGCCACGGCCGAGCTGTTTCACCAGCGCTACCTGGCTGATGCCGACCTGGCCCCCGCCCCCGAGCCCCTCCCCGACCCGCATAACCCGCTGCGCAGCTACCCGGCCCTGGGCGACGTGCCCCCACGCTACTTACGCGCCCACGGCTACGACGCAGCTGATGCAGCCACTCGCCAGCAGTTGGTGCAGGAAGTAGTGGCCCGGCTCGAAAACCCGCCCCACTTTTACCTGACCGCCATTGAGGGCAAAACCCGCCTGACGTTGCTGCCCGTCGGCGACGTGGAGCAGACCCTGGCTCCCAACCCGGTAGCGGCCCTGCGCTTGTTTGTGCCGCTAACGCTGGGCCGCCGGGCCTACGAAAACGAGCTGCGGCAGGTGCGGCAGGAACTGGAAAAGCGGGCCGAGGAAGCTACCATCAGCGCCAGCCAGGCCCGTACCCGCCTTTACGCCCTGGAGCACACGGCCGGCTACCGCCAAACCGCCGACCTGATTATGGCCAACCTGACCAATATTCCGGCCGGGGCCGCCCAGGTGGAAGTCGTGGATTTTTACCAGGACAACCAGCTGCGCACCATCAAGCTCAAGACGACGGAAACGCCCCAGCGCACGGCCCAAAACCTGTACCGCAAGGCCAAAAACCAGAAGATTGAAACCGAGCAGCTGCAGGAGCGCATCGAGCGGCGCGAAACCGAAGCCCTCTGGTGCCTGGAGCGCCTGGAGGAACTGGCCGCCATTACCGACCTGCGCACGTTGCGCACCTGGCGCAAAACCCACGACCTGCAGCCCGAAACCAAGGCTAAGGAAGCCGCCGAGCTTCCCTTCAAGGTGTTTACCGACAGCGGTTACACCATTCTGGTGGGCCGCAACGCCCAAAATAACGACCTGCTTACTCAGCGCTATGCCCACAAGGACGACTTGTGGCTGCACGCCAAGGACGTAACCGGCTCTCACGTGGTCATCAAGCAGAAAGCCGGCCACACCACGCCCGAGCCGGTCGTGGAGCGGGCGGCCCAGCTGGCGGCTTGGTACTCGCGCCGCAAAAACGATTCGCTCTGC
Above is a genomic segment from Hymenobacter cellulosivorans containing:
- a CDS encoding NFACT RNA binding domain-containing protein, coding for MHNNYYFLRQLAPALTQQLAGFRVVTCFSQEKDELVIGLTNGEAEFWFKTQLSAGFTALALPETFHRARTNSVDLLPGLLGREVADVSVFPHDRVLQLNFRDGATLQFKLYGPRPNAVFRAAPEATAELFHQRYLADADLAPAPEPLPDPHNPLRSYPALGDVPPRYLRAHGYDAADAATRQQLVQEVVARLENPPHFYLTAIEGKTRLTLLPVGDVEQTLAPNPVAALRLFVPLTLGRRAYENELRQVRQELEKRAEEATISASQARTRLYALEHTAGYRQTADLIMANLTNIPAGAAQVEVVDFYQDNQLRTIKLKTTETPQRTAQNLYRKAKNQKIETEQLQERIERRETEALWCLERLEELAAITDLRTLRTWRKTHDLQPETKAKEAAELPFKVFTDSGYTILVGRNAQNNDLLTQRYAHKDDLWLHAKDVTGSHVVIKQKAGHTTPEPVVERAAQLAAWYSRRKNDSLCPVTVTPKKFVRKRKGAVAGQVVVERERVVLVVPANPFERV